In one Lolium rigidum isolate FL_2022 chromosome 3, APGP_CSIRO_Lrig_0.1, whole genome shotgun sequence genomic region, the following are encoded:
- the LOC124697219 gene encoding late embryogenesis abundant protein D-34-like, whose amino-acid sequence MSIARFSCTTHLLATRQIISRRFLAKMSQGQPRRPASSEQEQGQDGAIRYGDVFPAVSGGLAKKPVAPQDAATMQSAETMAFGETIKGGPAATMQSAATRNERMGVVAHDQATDVAAEQGVSVSETRVPGGRIVTEFVSGQAVGQYLEPDDAAAAGGGVDETKITVGEALEAAGFAAGTRPVERSDAAAIQAAEVRATGMDGNIPGGLAAQAQSAADSNTWAARDGDKATLGDVLSNATAKLVADKEVEADDAARVAFAETRNKQDVTARPGGVAASMAAAARLNK is encoded by the exons ATGTCGATCGCAAGGTTCAGCTGCACCACTCACCTACTCGCAACCAGGCAGATCATATCCAGACGCTTTCTCGCCAAGATGAGCCAGGGGCAGCCCAGGAGGCCGGCGTCCTCCGAGCAGGAGCAGGGCCAGGACGGCGCCATCCGCTACGGCGACGTGTTCCCGGCCGTGAGCGGCGGCCTCGCCAAGAAGCCCGTGGCGCCGCAGGACGCGGCCACGATGCAGTCGGCGGAGACAATGGCGTTCGGGGAGACGATCAAGGGCGGGCCGGCGGCCACCATGCAGTCCGCGGCCACGCGGAACGAGCGCATGGGCGTCGTCGCGCACGACCAGGCCACGGACGTTGCCGCCGAGCAGGGCGTCTCCGTCTCCGAGACGCGCGTCCCCGGCGGGCGCATCGTCACAGAGTTCGTCTCCGGGCAGGCCGTGGGTCAGTACCTCGAGCCGGATGATGCCGCCGCCGCTGGGGGCGGCGTTGATGAGACGAAGATAACGGTCGGCGAGGCCCTGGAGGCTGCGGGCTTCGCAGCAGGGACCAGGCCGGTGGAGCGCAGCGACGCGGCGGCGATCCAGGCAGCCGAGGTGAGGGCCACGGGTATGGATGGCAACATTCCCGGTGGCTTGGCCGCGCAGGCGCAGTCGGCGGCCGACTCCAACACATGGGCCGCCCGCGACGGGGACAAGGCCACGCTCGGCGACGTCCTCTCG AATGCGACGGCGAAGTTGGTTGCggacaaggaggtggaggccGACGACGCGGCGAGGGTGGCGTTCGCAGAGACGCGGAACAAGCAGGACGTGACGGCCAGGCCTGGCGGGGTGGCCGCGTCCATGGCTGCGGCCGCGAGGCTCAACAAGTAG